A stretch of the Macaca mulatta isolate MMU2019108-1 chromosome 14, T2T-MMU8v2.0, whole genome shotgun sequence genome encodes the following:
- the TRIM21 gene encoding E3 ubiquitin-protein ligase TRIM21 isoform X1: MASAARLTMMWEEVTCPICLDPFVEPVSIECGHSFCQECISRVGKDGGSVCPVCRQHFLLRNLRPNRQLANMVDNLREISQEAREGAQEEQCAVHGERLHLFCEKDGKALCWVCAQSRKHRDHTMVPLEEAAQEYQEKLQVALGELRRKQELAEKLEVEIAMKRADWKKTVETQKCRIHAEFVQQKNFLVEEEQRQLQELEKDEREQLRILGEKEAELAQQSQALQELISELERRRQGSALELLQEVIIVLERSESWNLKGLDIASPELRSVCHVPGLKKMLRTCAVHITLDPDTANPWLILSEDRRQVRLGDTQQSIPGNEERFDSYPMVLGAQHFHSGKHYWEVDVTGKEAWDLGVCRDSVRRKGHFLLSSKSGFWTIWLWNKQKYEAGTYPQTPLHLQVPPCQIGIFLDYEAGMVSFYNITDHGSLIYSFSECAFTGPLRPFFSPGFNDGGRNTAPLTLCPLNIGSQGSTDY, encoded by the exons ATGGCTTCAGCAGCACGCTTGACAATGATGTGGGAGGAGGTCACGTGCCCTATCTGCCTGGACCCCTTCGTGGAGCCTGTGAGCATCGAGTGTGGCCACAGCTTCTGCCAGGAATGCATCTCTCGGGTTGGGAAAGATGGGGGCAGCGTCTGTCCTGTGTGCCGGCAGCACTTTCTGCTCAGGAATCTCCGCCCCAATCGACAACTAGCCAACATGGTGGACAACCTTAGAGAAATCAGCCAGGAAGCCAGAGAGGGTGCACAGGAGGAACAGTGTGCAGTGCATGGAGAGAGACTTCACCTGTTCTGTGAGAAAGATGGGAAGGCCCTTTGCTGGGTGTGTGCCCAATCTCGGAAACACCGTGACCACACCATGGTCCCTCTTGAGGAGGCTGCACAGGAGTACCAG GAGAAGCTCCAGGTGGCATTAGGGGAACTGAGAAGAAAGCAGGAGTTGGCTGAGAAGTTGGAAGTGGAAATTGCAATGAAGAGAGCAGACTGGAAG AAAACGGTGGAGACACAGAAATGTAGGATTCACGCAGAGTTTGTGCAGCAAAAAAACTTCCTGGTTGAAGAAGAACAGAGGCAGCTGCAGGAGCTGGAGAAGGATGAGAGGGAGCAGCTGAGAATCCTAGGGGAGAAAGAGGCCGAACTGGCCCAACAGAGCCAGGCCCTGCAGGAGCTCATCTCAGAGCTAGAGAGAAGGCGCCAGGGCTCAGCACTGGAACTGCTGCAG GAGGTGATAATTGTCCTGGAAAG GAGTGAGTCCTGGAACCTGAAGGGCCTGGATATTGCCTCTCCAGAACTCAGGAGTGTGTGCCATGTGCCAGGGCTGAAGAAGATGCTGAGGACATGTGCAG TCCACATCACTCTGGATCCAGACACAGCCAATCCATGGCTCATACTTTCAGAAGATCGGAGACAAGTGAGGCTTGGAGACACCCAGCAGAGCATACCTGGAAATGAAGAGAGATTTGATAGTTATCCTATGGTCCTGGGTGCCCAGCACTTCCACTCTGGAAAACATTACTGGGAGGTAGATGTGACAGGAAAGGAGGCCTGGGACCTGGGTGTCTGCAGAGACTCTGTGCGCAGGAAGGGGCACTTTTTGCTTAGTTCCAAGAGTGGCTTCTGGACAATTTGGTTGtggaacaaacaaaaatatgaggCTGGCACCTACCCCCAGACCCCCCTCCACCTTCAGGTGCCTCCATGCCAAATTGGGATTTTCCTGGACTATGAGGCCGGCATGGTCTCCTTCTACAACATCACTGACCATGGCTCCCTCATCTACTCCTTCTCTGAATGTGCCTTTACAGGACCTCTGCGGCCCTTCTTCAGTCCTGGTTTCAATGACGGAGGAAGAAACACAGCCCCTCTAACCCTCTGTCCACTGAATATTGGATCACAAGGATCCACTGACTATTGA
- the TRIM21 gene encoding E3 ubiquitin-protein ligase TRIM21 (The RefSeq protein has 1 substitution compared to this genomic sequence), producing the protein MASAARLTMMWEEVTCPICLDPFVEPVSIECGHSFCQECISQVGKDGGSVCPVCRQHFLLRNLRPNRQLANMVDNLREISQEAREGAQEEQCAVHGERLHLFCEKDGKALCWVCAQSRKHRDHTMVPLEEAAQEYQEKLQVALGELRRKQELAEKLEVEIAMKRADWKKTVETQKCRIHAEFVQQKNFLVEEEQRQLQELEKDEREQLRILGEKEAELAQQSQALQELISELERRRQGSALELLQEVIIVLERSESWNLKGLDIASPELRSVCHVPGLKKMLRTCAVHITLDPDTANPWLILSEDRRQVRLGDTQQSIPGNEERFDSYPMVLGAQHFHSGKHYWEVDVTGKEAWDLGVCRDSVRRKGHFLLSSKSGFWTIWLWNKQKYEAGTYPQTPLHLQVPPCQIGIFLDYEAGMVSFYNITDHGSLIYSFSECAFTGPLRPFFSPGFNDGGRNTAPLTLCPLNIGSQGSTDY; encoded by the exons ATGGCTTCAGCAGCACGCTTGACAATGATGTGGGAGGAGGTCACGTGCCCTATCTGCCTGGACCCCTTCGTGGAGCCTGTGAGCATCGAGTGTGGCCACAGCTTCTGCCAGGAATGCATCTCTCGGGTTGGGAAAGATGGGGGCAGCGTCTGTCCTGTGTGCCGGCAGCACTTTCTGCTCAGGAATCTCCGCCCCAATCGACAACTAGCCAACATGGTGGACAACCTTAGAGAAATCAGCCAGGAAGCCAGAGAGGGTGCACAGGAGGAACAGTGTGCAGTGCATGGAGAGAGACTTCACCTGTTCTGTGAGAAAGATGGGAAGGCCCTTTGCTGGGTGTGTGCCCAATCTCGGAAACACCGTGACCACACCATGGTCCCTCTTGAGGAGGCTGCACAGGAGTACCAG GAGAAGCTCCAGGTGGCATTAGGGGAACTGAGAAGAAAGCAGGAGTTGGCTGAGAAGTTGGAAGTGGAAATTGCAATGAAGAGAGCAGACTGGAAG AAAACGGTGGAGACACAGAAATGTAGGATTCACGCAGAGTTTGTGCAGCAAAAAAACTTCCTGGTTGAAGAAGAACAGAGGCAGCTGCAGGAGCTGGAGAAGGATGAGAGGGAGCAGCTGAGAATCCTAGGGGAGAAAGAGGCCGAACTGGCCCAACAGAGCCAGGCCCTGCAGGAGCTCATCTCAGAGCTAGAGAGAAGGCGCCAGGGCTCAGCACTGGAACTGCTGCAG GAGGTGATAATTGTCCTGGAAAG GAGTGAGTCCTGGAACCTGAAGGGCCTGGATATTGCCTCTCCAGAACTCAGGAGTGTGTGCCATGTGCCAGGGCTGAAGAAGATGCTGAGGACATGTGCAG TCCACATCACTCTGGATCCAGACACAGCCAATCCATGGCTCATACTTTCAGAAGATCGGAGACAAGTGAGGCTTGGAGACACCCAGCAGAGCATACCTGGAAATGAAGAGAGATTTGATAGTTATCCTATGGTCCTGGGTGCCCAGCACTTCCACTCTGGAAAACATTACTGGGAGGTAGATGTGACAGGAAAGGAGGCCTGGGACCTGGGTGTCTGCAGAGACTCTGTGCGCAGGAAGGGGCACTTTTTGCTTAGTTCCAAGAGTGGCTTCTGGACAATTTGGTTGtggaacaaacaaaaatatgaggCTGGCACCTACCCCCAGACCCCCCTCCACCTTCAGGTGCCTCCATGCCAAATTGGGATTTTCCTGGACTATGAGGCCGGCATGGTCTCCTTCTACAACATCACTGACCATGGCTCCCTCATCTACTCCTTCTCTGAATGTGCCTTTACAGGACCTCTGCGGCCCTTCTTCAGTCCTGGTTTCAATGACGGAGGAAGAAACACAGCCCCTCTAACCCTCTGTCCACTGAATATTGGATCACAAGGATCCACTGACTATTGA